TCTGCCTCACGCGATAAAAATTCAGCATATGCTGCCAATTTAATGGGTGACGAAACCCCAATTGAATATGGTTTGATACGCTTTCCATAGGCTTAGATTTTCTCACTTGTGTGGGGGATAGTTGCAGCGTTTTACTAAAAGCATCATTAAAACGACGGGTACTATTAAAGCCGCTGGCAAAACCAATATCAGTAATACTCATTTGGCTGTTGTGCAACAATTGTTTAGCAAACATGAGCTGTAAGTATTGGGCATATTGTTTAGGGGACACACCCAAATAGGTGTCAAATAGCTGCCTTAAATATCGGTCTGAAATACCTAACCGTTCTGATAGTTCAACCGTACTGCCAGAGCTTAAGCTGCCAGCGTCTATCAGCTTTAGGGCTCGTAGAAAGGTCGTTTCAACACCTTTCCAAGCAAATGATGAAGGCGCACTATCAGGACGGCAGCGTAAACAAGGACGATAGCCAGCCTTCAATGCCTGAGCTGGATTGGTATAATATTCAACATTCTGCTCTTTTGGCGGATTAGCTGGGCATATGGGCCTGCAGAATATTCCCGTCGTTTTAACCGCTATAAAAAATACCCCATCAAAACGTGCATCTCTAGCATGCCTAGCTAGACTGCATTGCTCATTAGTGAGGTCGCTATAGTCATGAATTGTTTGCGTCATGGTGAAGCTCTACTAAACACTGTTGATAGAAAGTGTATCGTTATTCCACCTAAACACTAGCCACTTTCGGAACTGAATAATCGATAGCTTTAAAGAAAAATTGTATTTTTTAGGATTAGTTAGCTATTTTTACTTAGTCATAAATTTATTTCTAACACCGTCAGGAAGTGGGTACTTTGCACAAAAAGATGCGAAGACACGCTTATTCATAAGGATATTGGCTATGAATCTACACACTTGCAGAATTGTTTTAAAAAACCATAAAGTGCTTACCTGCCAGTCAGTTGAGCAATCTCTCCTCCACCTAGAAAGCTTGGGTGATAACGGAATTTCTCAAATTCAAATCGATGCAAGCGATGGGCATCAAATTTACTCTTATCAATCTCACTCATTAGAAGAGTCGCTAGAAAACCTAATGAACCTTTAATTTCGCTAATGTGTAAGTCCAATAGGGCACAAATCACCCAGACTATAGTTCATTAGTCCGGAAGCTTTTTAATCATAAAGTTCATTAGCTCGAAATGAATTCGAATAAGAAATTTCAGGTATAAAAAATGGCTCCTATCGACAGGAGCCATTTTCGTATTCAAAGCAATAGTATCTTAGACTGGCTTATTTTAGCGGTAAGCCCACTAAGGATACTTTCACCTCTAATCTGTGGCTGGCTCTGCAGCTTGTTGTAACGTATAAGCTGTAGAAGGGTCTATCTCTTTCACCAGCTCTTCAACTTGCACTATCGCCTCTACAGAAGTACTGCTCTTACGATAGCTTAAGTAAATTGGACGATACCAATCTTCTACACCCGTCACCTTATAGAGCTGACCAGAAGCTATAAATGGCTCAACTAAAGATGCAGGTAAATAGGCACTGCCACCTTTTTCTAAAATAAAATCTAACGCAATACGAGCAGTTGAAGTACGTAGGTAAGGTGCGGGTACTTTAGGGTGACGCTCAGCGTGTTCAGAACCAAAACGGGTGCCCCAATCGACATACACGTATTTATGTTCGAATACAGATTCCAAGTTGTCAGGCTTTGTCGACACCAACACTAAAACTAGATCAGCCACTTTCTTACAATTTAGTTCTTCTGCTTTAATTTGGTCGAAAGCAAACGCCATATCTAAAGTGCGTTCCAGCAAGTTTCTATTCAGTTGCTCCCGCCCCATCACTTCAGCCATGAAACCATACCCACCGAATGAGTCAGTCACCACACTTAAACAATTTTGTAAGTACGCATCCCAAATATTCGGGGTTCCGCCCAACGTTAATTGAAGTGCTTTTCCACTTTCTAAAGACAACTCAAATTTTGCCTGCTGCAAAGTGGTGACCATCACTTCCGCGTAACCGATCAAACGCTCACCAGAAGAAGTGAGCTTAATGTTATTACGGTCACGAATAAAAAGCTGAGTGTCAAAGTAGCTTTCTAGCTGTTTGATACGAGCACTTACTGCCGCTTGAGTCAGGTACAAATTTTCTGCAGCACGACCAAAATGTCGCACTCTAGCAACCTCAAGAAAGGTTCTAAATACTTTCACATCCATCAAATACATCTCTGTAATAAATCTGCTAAATAGCCGATCTAGGATTGTTTATCGTAAAGGTAAAAACGTTTTGTTTTTCATTTTTGCCTTTTGACAATATTTTCGCGTGAACCACTATTGCTTTCTCGTGAGGCATCATTTCATGCGAACAATAGCGGCATGTAAACAACTATTTTGTGTAAACAGCAGTTACTTATACAAAGCTTAGTTTTTACGTGAACAAACACACAATTTTCTATCTAACTATATTATATCTAACCATATATTGAGGCTGATATGTCTGAGACTGAATTCCGACACGGAAAAAAACGTTTTTATGACACCAATAAATTCCCACGAGGTTTTGCCAAGTCAGGCGATTTTACTCTTGTAGAAGAAGAAATCCTAACCTTGTTTGGCGATACTATGCTTGCGCTTGAGACTGGGGAGCTGCTACCTACCAACTCTGAAGAAAAACATTTTTTAAGAGTATTAGCTCATCCGCATAAAGCTAAGTCAAAATTAGAGCAAGTGTGGCTTAAGTACATCAGGCTCGCTCGCGGGCGTCGACGTTTTCATACTTTGAATGGTTGCAAGCGCGCAGGCAGCTTTAGGGAAGAGTACGAGAATGACCTCGTTTTAGAAGAAGATTAGGCTCTTTGCTAGTGCCTGCTTTACCAAAATAAAGCGGGCACTTCATTTCTAGCCTTGTCTTTGTCTTACCGCGTAATTTGAAATTCCAACCAGGTTAATGCTCTTCTAGTATTTTGTGCAGCTTTTCGAATAGTCGGTTTTTTTTATCTTCATTGGCATAATCAATATGATAACGTTTTAGGTCTTTTACTTTTAATTGCGCCCCTTCCGTTCTCATACGGATTTCTTTTTTATCTTCATTCCAGCTACTTTCAACACCTTCATACATTTTACCAAGAGCAGTGTCCTTGCCTAGATGCATAATTAGGGAATGAGCTTGAAAAATTTCTTTCGGGCTAATCTTGTAAACCATAGTTGACTATTCACTCCGCTATCTTCATTGATGAATCATTTCACTGAAGCCGTGTTTTCTGTTTGAGCAATTTTTATGAAGCTCTGTTTTTTGAAGCTCTGTTTACGGGAATAACATTTTACTGAAGCTATATTTGACTATAGCAATGTTTGCTTAAGTATAGGTTTGAAGCTTGTATTGGCAAATAGATATATCGACCATTTATTATTCATTAATTCTTCTTTAACTCTGCCAATTATCCACATATAGACAGATTAAGTTTTGAGCTAATTCGCACATCTACCACGCTAATTTGTAAAAATTTGACTTAAAACAATAGCAGATCACATCAACTTATTTTATAATGCGAATTAATGTTTCAGAATACTAAAATTTATTATATCTAGGGGCTACATCAATGAGACTGATTCCATTAAGCAACAAAGCAAAAGTAGGTAAATGGGCTGCACGTCACATCGCAGATTCTATCAACAAATTCGCTCCAACTGCTGAGCGTCCGTTTGTTCTAGGCCTTCCTACAGGTAGTACTCCTTTAACTACTTACGCTGAGCTAATTGAACTGTACAAGGCTGGCGAAGTAAGCTTCAAAAACGTTGTAACATTCAACATGGATGAGTATGTAGGCATTGATCCTAACCACCCAGAATCTTACCGTACTTTCATGCACGAGAACTTCTTCAACCATGTCGATATCCAAGCTGAAAACATCAACCTTCTTGATGGTCAAGCAGACGACATCGATGCTCACTGTGCAGCATACGAAGAAAAAATCCGTTCTTACGGCAAAATCAACTTGTTCATGGGCGGCGTAGGCATTGATGGTCACATCGCATTTAACGAGCCAGGATCTTCTCTATCTTCTCGCACTCGTATCAAGACATTGACTGAAGATACTCGTATCGCGAACTCTCGTTTCTTCGATGGCGACATCAACCAAGTTCCTAAATACGCACTAACTATCGGTGTTGCTACTCTTCTTGACTCTGAAGAAGTAATGATCCTTTCTGTAGGTCACAACAAAGCGCAAGCTCTTGAAATGGCTATCGAAGGTTCTGTAAACCACATGTGGACAGTTACTGCTCTACAGATGCACCGTAAAGCTATCATCGTTGCTGATGAGCCAGCTCAACAAGAGCTTAAAGTTAAGACTTTACGCTACTTCCAAGAGCTAGAAGCTGAGAACATCCAAGACCTATAATTTTATTAGGCTTGAGACCACCTCTCGCATGAGCGTTGAATCGAGATCTAAGATCATGGTTAAACGTTTATGAAAAAAAATCCGATATTGAGCTCTCAGTATCGGATTTTTTTATATCTATAAAGCAGTAGGGAAAGAAAATAGCTTCATCCTATTACTGGCAATAATTATACGTTTTCAATTCTTCAAAATTATAGACACCAATCCAATCGCAAAAACCTATTAACTTAATAGGAATTCCCCACTTCAACCAATGCGAATAATTATCAATAATATCCATATAGACACAGAGCATTATTTATGAGGATAGTACGATGATCAAGACAGCAACGTTTGCAGCAATCCATTTTACCATTGCAACCTTGGTCGCTTTTTCGTTAACAGGCGACTTCTTACTAGGCAGTTTGATTGCCATGGTAGAACCATCCATTAATACCGTCGCCTTTTACTTGCATGAAAAAGCATGGCAGAAAGTACCTTATCTGAAGCGTCATGAATCAATGACTCAAATAAAAACCGCAAGTTTTGCTGTCATTCATTTTAGCGTTGCATTTACTGTAACTTACGCATTAACAGGCGATGCTTTTATTGGTGGACTGATGGCAACTATTGAACCTGCAATTAATTCAGTCGCGTATTTTTTCCATGAAAAAGTATGGCTTAAAAGAAAGCAAGAGAAGGGGTTTGCTAGCAATGGGATGGTTTGTGCGTAGCTCTATACATTCATTAAATTAAAACTAAATGCAAATTTGAATTATCAATAAATTGAGGCAGTCATTCAATACACAATAAGATTAGAGTGAGATGCCTCAATTGAATAGTTTCTTGGCTAAAATTGGTGAAATAGAATACCAAATGGAGAACTTAGCTCTAAGACAAAAGCTAAGTTCAGGTATATCGATTAAGAGGTCAAAGCATTCTCTCTGCAAAGCAGGTTTACTATATCGGTGATAGCCAACACAATGGTTGACTGAACTTTCTGATGGTGTCGACCTAAGAACATTTCCAGCATAGGTCCTGACATGGTTTTCACCAGGTCTTCGTCGTAATCGATAGGCATAATTTTCTGGATTGCATTGACTCTATTCAATTCAAACAACACATCGACTTCAGTGAAGCTCACATTGTTATCTTGTATTTTTGCCCACTCTTTTAGTGTGACAAAAATTTCAATGTCGTCATACACTTCTTTACTGATTACCCCTAAACCTAGCAGAAGTTTCCCTCTCACCATAATGTCACCAAGCGGACCATCGTTGCTCAGTAGAGGCTCCACAACAAATTTAACTGCGTAATCATCCTTATGGAAGATGTTGTGCAACAAAGCATCCACAGTATCATCCAGCGCATCATAAGCTGCAAGCAAACACTCAGAAGCGCTATCGGCTTCAGATAGCGCTTCTAATAATTCAGTTTCATGGCTCGGTTGTATTGGCATAGCGGCTCTATAATGGAAAAATGCCACGTTCGTGGCACTTTGGTGAACTATCATTTCAAGGCTAAGTAAGCTTGTTCTGCTAGTTTAACAACTTCTGAGTCACTATTCAGCTCAGAATAATGCGCTAATGTCTCAACGAAGCCTTTTTCAGCAAACATTGCTTGAAGTTCAACCGCTTGAGGGTCATCTTCATTCTTGTAAAGGAATGCAGCTGCAATACCGTTCAAGAGGTGCCCATTCGGAAGGTTGTATTCTAGAGTACCATTTAATGGCTTGATTAAACGATCTTGAGGGCTCAATTTACGAATTGGCTGACGACCAACTCTATCTACTTCATCACGTAAGAACGGGTTCGCAAAACGACCTAGGATTTTTTGAATGTAAGTAGCGTGCGCTTCTGGGTCAAAACCGTAACGCTTAATCAATACTGCGCCACTCTCTTCCATTGCTGCCGTCACTTCTGCGCGAATTACATCATTTTCAATCGCATCTTTAATCGTTTCATGACCGGCTAATACACCTTGGTAAGCCGTGATTAAGTGACCAGTATTAAGAGTAAACAGCTTACGCTCAACAAACGCCATTAGGTTATCTGTGCATTCCATTCCAGGAATGTTTGGGATCTCACCTTTGAATTGAGTTTGGTCAACAATCCACTCGCTGAATGTTTCAACGGTTACTGCTAGGGGATCGGTTTCACCCGCTTCTGCAGGCGGTACAATACGGTCTACTGCTGAATCAACAAAACCAATGTGTGCTTCAGTGAACGCTTTCATTTCATCAGAAAGGTGCTCTAAAACGGCAGCTTTTAATTGGCTCGTACCACGAACCATGTTTTCAGCAGCAATGATGTTCATTGGTGACGTATTGTTTGCTGCAGCACGCTTCTCGATACCTTGAGCAATCGATTTTGAAATAATCTTCAGAACCGTTGGACCAACCGCTGTCGTAACTAAATCAGACTCTGCAATGCTGTCCACGACGGCACCAGTTGCTGAATTAACCGCAGTAACGTTTTTAACCACTTCTACAACGCACTCTTCACCAACGATTTTTACTGGGTACTCATTACGTTCAATTAGTGCATTCACAACCGTTTCATTTACGTCTGCGAATGTTACTGCGATGCCTGCATCTGCTAGTAATTTACCAATAAAACCGCGACCGATGTTACCTGCACCAAAATGTAACGCTTTCATAATTTTAAACCTTATAAAGATTGAATCTACATAGATAACGACTCAACAACATGCCATCAATCTCGTGGCATTAAGCAGTCAGCTATCCAGACTGAATGGCGGTTAACTAGCTGAAGTAACCACTCTATAAAAATCAATTTAGGCCCAAAATGAGACCAGTGGGGGGGACACTGGTCTCTTCACTCGGGAGCCTAGACTAGAAGCTCGATTACTTACCGTTGAGGATTCGAAGTACATCTTCAGGGTTAGATGTAGACTTCAAACACTCAATTGCTTCTTCGTCATCAAGTGAATTCGTAATAGCCATCAGCACCATGTTGTGCTCATCACCTTGAGCCGCGATACCAATAACAAGCTTAGCGATATCATCTTCATCTTCGCCCCACTGAATACCTTCAGGGTATTGACAGAAAACGATGCCTGTTTTCTGTACGTACTGTTTAGCTTCGATAGTACCGTGAGGCACTGCGATTGATTCACCAAGGTAAGTCGTTACAAGCTCTTCACGGGCAAACATGCCTTCAACATATTCTGGAGCAACGTTACCAAGCTTCACTAGTTGCTCTCCGGCAAACTTAATAGCGTCTTGTTTTGACGTCGGCTTCATGCCTAAAAAGATGTTATCGCTTGTTAGTGTTAGCGTGCCTTGAGGCTCTTCTTCTGTAACCGGAGCTACTGCTTTCACTTCACCGGTTTGCGCTTCAATTAATTCAACAATTAGGTTGTCGTATACATGACCGTCTAAGAAGTTATTCAATGAAATATGCACCGCTGATGTCGCGTGCTTACGAGCACGGTCAGTTAAATCTTTGTGAGTCACAACAATCTGAGAGTCTGCAGGCAAATTGTTGATAGCAAGGTTGGTTACGTGAATGTCTAACCCTGCCGCTTCCACTTTCTTACGTAGTAGACCAGCACCCATTGCACTTGAACCCATACCTGCATCACAAGCAACGTAGATAGCGTTCACGTTAGACATATCAACCGCTTGACCAGTCACTTGACCTTTAGAAGAAGCTTTCATGTCTTTCATTGCACTTGATGCTTTCTCTAGTGAACCTTCATCTTCACCAGCATCACCTTGTGTCTTCATTAGAAGAGATGCGACTAGGAAAGAAGTACCTGTTGCAGCGATTACAGAAAGAATTACGCCAACAAATGATGCTTTCGGAGTAAGAAGCAAGATAGCGATAATTGAACCTGGAGATGCTGGAGATAAAAGACCTGAAGCAAACACTACGTTTGTGAATACACCAGCCATACCACCTGCGATAACAGCAAGGATTAAACGAGGGTTCATTAGCACGTATGGGAAGTAAATTTCGTGGATACCACCGAAGAAGTGGATGATAGATGCACCAGCCGCAGATTGCTTAGCATTACCTTTACCAAATACCATGTACGCTAGAAGAAGACCAAGACCCGGACCTGGGTTTGCTTCAATAAGGAAGAAGATTGATTGACCAAGTTCTTCTGACTGCTGAATACCAAGTGGTGAGAAAATACCGTGGTTAATAGCGTTATTTAAGAAAAGGATTTTTGCAGGTTCAACGAAAATTGATGCAAGAGGGAGAGCACCTGCTTCAACCATTACGTTCACACCAGCCGCAAGACCAGAAGAAAGCACTTTCACTGCAGGGCCAATTGCCATGAAGGCAATGATGGCGCAGATCATACCAATAATGCCGGCAGAGAAGTTATTCACAAGCATTTCGAAACCGCTCTTCACTTTACCGTGAACAGCTTCATCGAATTTCTTGATTGCGATACCACCGAGTGGACCAACAATCATCGCGCCCATGAACATTGGGATATCAGTACCAACGATAACACCCATGGTGGTGATAGCACCGACAACCGCACCACGGTCGCCACCTGTCATCTTACCACCAGTGTAACCAATCAAGAGTGGTAGTAGGTATGTGATCATTGGACCAACCATTGATGCTAACGTTTCGTTAGGCAACCAACCCGTTGGAATGAATAGAGCAGTAATGAAACCCCACGCAATAAATGCGCCGATGTTTGGCATCACCATGTTGGATAGAAAACGACCAAAGTTTTGAACCTTGATCTTCGCTTCTGGAGATAGCATAGGTAGAACCCCGTAATGTTTTGGACGGCCAAGTGGCCAAAAAATGTGTCATCAAAAGTTGATTGAAATGTATCACAAGATTTTTAAAATGCACTTAACGAGAAAAATCGAGACTCAAATCACAAAATAATGGACAAATAGTATTAATCATACAATTTAAGATCACAAAAACACTATGTTTGTTAGTTACAAAGCCAAATTAACGATAATGATTATCAATACATATTGATACAAATCACACTTTAATGCCGACCACTAAAAAATAAAAAGTGACATTTATCACATAAATAATAATGTCAATATTTTAACAAGGAAAATAAGAGCAAATGTACAGCGTACACTTGAATGAGATATGAGCCCACCTGCATATAAAATACCATTTGTGTAATAAAATTACACAAATCCCAGTATATTTGAGCGTGCTGTCAAAAATCCTAAAAAGCATAGAACCAACAAAGTGTGATCTAGCGCTGCATATTCGATATGTACGGTCCATATAAGTCTTATATGATCACCACCAACGCTTCACTTCATACAACAGAGCAACAGTACTGGCTCATAAATCAGAAACTAAACGAAGTGTAGTGTAGTACTCACCCACACTTTCTAGATAAAATGCAATCCATACTCTCGTGTGATTAAAGGGATATTAAATGCCAGAAAAACACTCAACTTCCTCGATGGCAAAGCTTAGACAAATAGATGCAAAGCAGCTTTTTAGTGAACTCAAAGCCTCTGGGTATATAGTGAGAGCAAAAGATAAATGGGTACTTACTGAACGAGGTGAGAAATTTGGTGGGGAATATGTCGAGCACAGCAAATTCGGAACATTTATCGTCTGGCCAGAAAACCTACTGATTGATCATGCATCTACATCTGGAAAAAACTTCACCGCCACACAAGTTGCCAAGCACTTCGAGCTTAGTGCAAAAAAGATTAACCTACTCCTAAGTGAATTAGGATGGATTGTAAAAAGTGAACAAGGTTGGCAAATCACAGAAACAGGCTTAAAAGCAGGCGGCGAGCAACGCGAAGATAAGCAAACCCAAAATCAATATGTGGTTTGGCATGACACGATTGTTCGCCATAAAAGGCTTCGCCAGTCGGTTGTGGAGTTTTTAGGTCAAGATGCTGAAAGCCATTCAACTGATGCCTCACTTTCCAGTTTCAGGCAAAAATTTGAAGCCAAACATCGAACACTAGATGGTCATTATGTTCGTTCAAAAGGCGAGCTAATCATTGATAACTGGCTCTATATGGCAGGCGTAGTACACGCTTATGAGCGCCCTCTTCCTATTGAACAAGATGTGATGAGTGATTTTTATCTACCATCTGGCAAAGTCTATGTACAATATTGGGGAACTGACAGCGGTAAGGTTGATGATAAAAAACGCATCGCCACGACTCTCATTTATGAAAAGCATGGCTTTGCTTTGATTGAACTATTCCCAGACGACATTGCCAATCTAGATAAAGTGCTACCTTTTAAGCTTCGTCAATATGGTATAAAAGCGTATTAATTTATACGCTTTACTCCAAGCTTAGCCTTCCTTTCTATCTATCTATCTATCTATCTATCTATCTATCTATCTATCTATCTATCTATCTATCTATCTATCTATCTATCTATCTATCTATCTATCTATCTATTACGACAGCACCTTCTTATACAACCAACAAACATTTTGAAGATAGTTTAGTCACCACTTCGATTTATATGGACATAAACTGGTAAGTAATAAGAAAAACTGCCCCAAAAGGCAACTTAAGATCACATTAACCACTTCATTATGGATTTAATTATCCATAGTGATTAGGGATCTTTGCCATTTTTTTTATCCACAACTTCGATTACCTTATGCTCATCGACTTGAGCAACCGCAGAGATTCGATAATTGGGTAAGGTCGATACCCATTGAAAACAGAATGATTGATTCTGTAAATTTTATGGGCTGTCTGTTTATTGTGAACGTCATTGAACATTAAACCCTTCAACATTTAGTATTAAAGATATTAGGATTCAACATGACTCATCCAATCATCACTGATTTAAACACTCGCTACACTGCAAAAAAATACGATGCTGAAAAACGTGTTTCTGCGGAAGACATGGCTATCATCAAAGAAGCACTTCGTTTATCGGCTTCTTCTATTAACTCTCAACCTTGGAAATTCATTATCATTGAGAGTGACGAAGCGAAGCAACGTTTCCACAATACTTTTGAAAACATGTTCCAGTTTAACCAACCGCATGCAAAAGAAGCGTCGCACACTATTCTTTTCGCTCACGATCCTAAGTACACAAAAGAAAAATTCGCTAAACGTGCTGACACTGAAGTAAGTTCAGGTCACCTACCAGCGGAAATGTACGAACAGTTCCTAGGTGCTTACGCATTCGCAGAAATGAACACAGATGAAACAGGTTTTAATGGTAACTGGACTAAGTCTCAGGTTTACATTGCACTTGGCAACATCATGCACACTCTTGCTCGTCTAGGCATCTCATCTACACCTATGGAGGGTGTTGACGCTGCAATGATCGGTGAAGAGTTCGCTGATGAACTTGAAGGTCACGTTGTTGATGTAGCGCTAGCAATCGGCTTCCATAAAGAAGGCGAAGACTACAACCACGGTAAACCAAAAGCTCGTCTAGCTCTTGATGAAGTGGTAACAACGCTTTAATACTAAGCAATAGTGCTTGTGTTAGACATACCGCTTTAAATATTAGGTCAGGCTCAGCCTGGCCTTTTTTATGCGTAAAACACTTTTTAGTGCATAAAGCATTTGATGCCAGAAGCTAAAATACAAAACTTAATTTTAGCCATCCTCTTATCCTCTTATCCTCTTATCCTCTTATCCTCTTATCCTCTTATCCTCTTATCCTCTTATCCTCTTATCCTCTTATCCTCTTATCCTCTAGATAGAATACACTCTGATTAAAAAGACACAATTATGTTAATTAGACCTAACAAATGCAAGTGTCATATTGACTCGTAAATTTAAATTTAAAAATAATAAACCAACAAAACCAATAATATAAAAACATGGCACAACTAGTGCAATGATGACCTTAGATAACATTAATAAGGTATTATCATTATGACTATTCACGTTAAAGGCAATGTTCACTGGGTTGGTATTCACGATTGGGAAACTGAACACTTCCATGGGAAGGAATATCACATGAACAAAGGTACCAGCTATAACTCGTACCTTATCCGTGAAGAGAAGACGGTTCTTGTCGATACTGTTGACCACCGCTTTACCGACCAATTCTTAGCAAACCTAGAAATGGAAATCGACCTCAATGAGATTGATTACATAATTTGCCAACATGCAGAAGAAGATCATTCAGGTGCTCTCTCCGCTTTACTTGAAAAGATCCCAAATACACCTATCTATTGTACTGAGGCTGGGGTGAATTCCATCATTGGTCACCACCACAAACCTGACTGGAATTTTAGAACCGTAAAAACAGGCGACGCGCTCGATATTGGTAATGGTAAACAGCTTATTTTTGTTGAGATGAAAATGCTGCATTGGCCGGATTCGATGGCAACTTACTTAACCAGCGACGAAGTGCTTTTCAGTAACGATGCTTTTGGTCAGCATTACTGTGATGAAAACCTATTTAATGACCAACTGGACCAAGTCGAACTTCATGATCAGTGTCTCCGATATTTCTCAAATATCCTGACCCCTTTCGCTCCTCTTGTGAAAGCCAAGATAGAAGAAGTATTAAGCCTTGGTGTACCTATTGACGTTATTGCCACTTCACATGGCTGTATATGGCGTGATAACGCGACCCAAATTGTCGAGCAGTATTACGAGTGGTCTAAAGCTTATAAAGAAGATCGTATTACGATTGTCTACGACACCATG
This Vibrio gallaecicus DNA region includes the following protein-coding sequences:
- a CDS encoding nitroreductase family protein is translated as MTHPIITDLNTRYTAKKYDAEKRVSAEDMAIIKEALRLSASSINSQPWKFIIIESDEAKQRFHNTFENMFQFNQPHAKEASHTILFAHDPKYTKEKFAKRADTEVSSGHLPAEMYEQFLGAYAFAEMNTDETGFNGNWTKSQVYIALGNIMHTLARLGISSTPMEGVDAAMIGEEFADELEGHVVDVALAIGFHKEGEDYNHGKPKARLALDEVVTTL
- the norV gene encoding anaerobic nitric oxide reductase flavorubredoxin, coding for MTIHVKGNVHWVGIHDWETEHFHGKEYHMNKGTSYNSYLIREEKTVLVDTVDHRFTDQFLANLEMEIDLNEIDYIICQHAEEDHSGALSALLEKIPNTPIYCTEAGVNSIIGHHHKPDWNFRTVKTGDALDIGNGKQLIFVEMKMLHWPDSMATYLTSDEVLFSNDAFGQHYCDENLFNDQLDQVELHDQCLRYFSNILTPFAPLVKAKIEEVLSLGVPIDVIATSHGCIWRDNATQIVEQYYEWSKAYKEDRITIVYDTMSNNTRMMADAIAKGIRKSSPETAIKVFNISKHDKNDILANIFRSKGVLVGSSTMNNVMMPQIAALLEEMHGLRFAEKRAAAFGSSGWTGGAVKRIDARLREANFEVSPAQHIHWKPDTDALRQCIDYGMTLADVWRVDADEVCQPKQVERKKAQIVESGTSTKQNAESSVCNSDLEMEVKTEVEQPNHNSDCTCWRCTVCEWIYDPQLGEPNQDVEPGTPWAQVPDYFLCPECSLGKEVFVEV